The DNA region AAATGTTTGTCGGTGTTGGTGCTGGTAGAGTACGTGATTTATTCAAACAAGCACGTGAAAAAGCGCCTTGTGTGATTTTTATAGATGAAATTGATGCAATCGGTCGTGCTAGAGGCAGAAATGCGATGATGAGCAACGATGAAAGAGAAAATACATTGAACCAATTATTGGTGGAAATGGATGGTTTTTCTGGAGAAACAGGTATTATCATCTTAGCCGCTACGAATAGACCAGATGTGTTGGACAGTGCTTTGTTGCGTCCAGGTCGTTTTGACAGACAGATTTCTATTGATCGTCCAGATATTAAAGGAAGAGAAGATATTTTCAAAGTTCATTTGAAACCAATCAAAACTTCTCAAACTTTAGATATATTCAAATTAGCAGAACAAACGCCTGGTTTTGCGGGTGCGGATATTGCGAATATTTGTAATGAAGCGGCATTGATCGCAGCACGTAAAGGAAAAGATTCTGTAGAAATGATTGATTTCCAAGATGCCATTGATCGTGTGATTGGTGGTTTGGAAAAGAAAAACAAAATCATTTCCCCTGATGAAAAGAAAATCATCGCTTATCATGAAGCTGGTCACGCTATCTGTGGTTGGTTCTTGGAATACGCTTATCCTTTATTGAAAGTTACGATTGTTCCTAGAGGTAGTGCGGCATTGGGATATGCACAGTACACGCCGAAAGAGCAATATTTGTATAATACAGATCAATTGATGGATCAAATGTGTATGACTTTAGGTGGTCGTGCATCCGAACAAATTTTCTTCGGAAAAATTTCTACAGGTGCATCTAATGACTTGCAACAAGTAACCAAAAGTGCATATAGTATGATCACTGTATATGGTATGAATCCAAAAATTGGAAATATCAGCTACTATGATCCACAACAAGATAGTTCGTTTACCAAACCTTATAGCGAGGAAACAGGCAAATTGATTGATGAAGAAGTAAGAAATACGATTCAAAAAACATACGAAAGAACATTGGAATTGTTGACTGAACATAAAGAAGATGTCGAAAAATTGGCTCAAGCTTTATTGAAAAATGAAGTTTTGTTCA from Rhizosphaericola mali includes:
- the ftsH gene encoding ATP-dependent zinc metalloprotease FtsH, which gives rise to MAQENKQLKPNFGKGNNNKPGNKGPKISIYWIYALIGILLIGYSLFHKDIPNIARTSIQNFQENMLAPGDVEKISEISDKNVVQVYIKKDSLFKATYQKNFPGIKDNQGSPLFQFQVTDWPSFQQSMRDFYTANPTVAKATEVVDTDNPWYANPIVNIILPVLMFAAIWLLFMRKVGGGGAGGAGGGIFNIGKSKAQLFEKGTKVNITFKDVAGLDEAKVEVMEIVDFLKSPKKYTNLGGKIPKGALLVGPPGTGKTLLAKAMAGEAQVPFFSVSGSDFVEMFVGVGAGRVRDLFKQAREKAPCVIFIDEIDAIGRARGRNAMMSNDERENTLNQLLVEMDGFSGETGIIILAATNRPDVLDSALLRPGRFDRQISIDRPDIKGREDIFKVHLKPIKTSQTLDIFKLAEQTPGFAGADIANICNEAALIAARKGKDSVEMIDFQDAIDRVIGGLEKKNKIISPDEKKIIAYHEAGHAICGWFLEYAYPLLKVTIVPRGSAALGYAQYTPKEQYLYNTDQLMDQMCMTLGGRASEQIFFGKISTGASNDLQQVTKSAYSMITVYGMNPKIGNISYYDPQQDSSFTKPYSEETGKLIDEEVRNTIQKTYERTLELLTEHKEDVEKLAQALLKNEVLFKSDVETLIGKRPFEENKASEIDLVDNESHENQNGTVSEGVPPFDPGLNPLPATEA